One part of the Rhizobium rhizogenes genome encodes these proteins:
- a CDS encoding SDR family oxidoreductase: protein MHAIITGGSSGIGLEIARLCILNGYDVSLVARDENALRIACENLRQVGPGRVNAVSADVRRMDLLREAFEQCERGFGVCDLLITSAGVVEPAFFEELVPSHFEMQMDINFSGTVNAVRAIYAGMKSRGRGNIMMISSAAAFIGIPGYSAYCASKAALATFAESLRSEVCSGIYIGISFPPDTCTPQLQNELPKRPPLAKTLMGNTSPWSVEAVARQIFDGISRRRREVHFGLKLKVLAMLGSFIKPVLYWQLKRSVSLHARKC, encoded by the coding sequence ATGCACGCGATCATTACGGGTGGTTCGAGTGGCATCGGATTGGAGATCGCCCGACTGTGCATCCTGAATGGTTATGACGTTTCGCTCGTCGCCAGAGATGAAAATGCGCTCCGCATCGCCTGTGAAAACCTGCGGCAGGTTGGACCAGGCAGGGTGAATGCGGTTTCGGCCGATGTCAGGCGGATGGATCTACTCCGCGAGGCTTTCGAACAATGCGAGCGCGGGTTCGGTGTTTGCGATCTACTGATCACGTCGGCCGGTGTCGTTGAGCCTGCTTTTTTTGAAGAACTGGTTCCTTCGCACTTTGAAATGCAGATGGACATCAATTTTTCAGGCACGGTCAATGCCGTGAGAGCGATCTACGCCGGGATGAAAAGTCGTGGCAGGGGAAACATCATGATGATTTCCTCTGCCGCCGCTTTTATTGGTATCCCGGGATACTCCGCCTATTGCGCCTCCAAAGCGGCCCTGGCCACATTTGCCGAGAGCCTTCGCAGTGAGGTCTGTTCCGGAATCTACATCGGCATAAGTTTTCCGCCCGATACCTGCACGCCGCAGCTTCAGAATGAGCTGCCGAAGAGGCCGCCGCTCGCCAAGACATTGATGGGAAACACAAGTCCCTGGTCTGTAGAAGCCGTTGCCCGGCAGATTTTCGACGGCATCTCCCGCCGCAGGCGGGAAGTCCATTTTGGTTTAAAGCTGAAGGTTTTGGCTATGCTGGGCAGCTTCATCAAACCTGTGCTGTACTGGCAGCTGAAGCGGTCTGTTTCACTTCACGCAAGGAAATGCTGA
- a CDS encoding LTA synthase family protein gives MGISLTPQDHPFLLTSLCFAAAALVVYATDRFALPAEARRKYSQVRSRRRFLVENCARLPVIALVFAFFFVISWRPIYAAHAAASYFVIFTAISRVKFAFIREPLLFSDIALVLDVFKYKTIFYATKFNIIFWILAGLYVFGVSALYMIFEPTVLPSRHKAFWVIFGCVGYIGLLSLLFVRRVNRVAASLSEALLVTLKVRPNTVRFGTFTSVVLHFLVWLGKNRDTLVKEISDGLHRAIHDLIDGEHHGAPLVVVWQSESFYDLRNLGDNQLELPTIDRLKKRAAQSGRLTNVFEGGYTLRTEFAVLSGLKPEEVHVDASYPYLRAGHYAELAWPNKLLRNGWHTQFIHPYDRTFFMRHKALPLLGFEHLTMLDEFDHQPTTADPYVSDHDLTHKVLKTIEDIDDDKPTFVFVASMANHGPWEAGRCEGLTEPVEIYRELLQRADDALGTLAAALDTSERPVWLAFYGDHAPLLKSYADPFPDPRTDYFVVPLGAAAQNAGSKVQVREEAPWNLIETILLHAKLYKERFA, from the coding sequence ATGGGCATTTCATTGACGCCTCAAGATCATCCATTTCTGCTGACATCGCTATGCTTTGCCGCGGCTGCTTTGGTGGTATATGCCACAGACCGTTTCGCATTGCCCGCGGAAGCGCGCAGGAAATATTCTCAGGTTCGGAGTCGTCGTCGTTTTCTTGTCGAGAACTGCGCTCGCTTGCCGGTCATCGCTCTGGTATTTGCGTTCTTTTTTGTGATTTCCTGGCGCCCGATCTATGCCGCGCATGCGGCTGCCAGCTATTTCGTTATTTTTACCGCGATTTCACGCGTCAAATTTGCGTTTATTCGCGAGCCGCTGCTGTTTTCCGACATAGCTCTGGTCCTTGACGTTTTTAAATATAAGACGATTTTCTACGCGACGAAATTCAACATTATCTTCTGGATTCTCGCGGGCCTATATGTTTTCGGCGTCTCCGCGCTGTATATGATTTTTGAGCCGACCGTGCTGCCCTCAAGGCACAAGGCATTCTGGGTCATATTCGGGTGTGTCGGTTACATCGGCCTGTTAAGTCTTCTCTTCGTCAGGCGGGTGAACCGCGTTGCCGCAAGCCTGTCGGAAGCCCTGCTCGTCACTCTTAAAGTGAGGCCAAACACGGTCCGGTTTGGAACCTTTACGTCTGTCGTTTTGCACTTCCTCGTCTGGCTCGGAAAAAATCGTGACACGCTGGTCAAAGAGATTTCTGATGGCCTGCATCGCGCGATCCACGATTTGATCGATGGCGAGCATCACGGCGCTCCCCTGGTTGTCGTCTGGCAGTCGGAATCCTTCTATGACTTGCGCAACCTGGGTGATAACCAACTTGAATTGCCAACCATCGACAGGCTGAAAAAGCGGGCGGCGCAATCGGGCAGGCTTACCAATGTGTTTGAAGGCGGTTACACGCTGCGAACGGAATTTGCCGTTCTGAGCGGCTTGAAACCCGAGGAGGTTCATGTCGACGCCTCCTACCCGTATTTGCGCGCGGGACACTACGCCGAGTTGGCATGGCCGAATAAATTGTTGCGGAACGGTTGGCACACGCAGTTCATTCACCCCTATGACCGCACGTTTTTCATGCGTCATAAAGCCTTGCCGCTTTTGGGTTTCGAACATTTGACGATGCTGGATGAGTTTGATCACCAGCCGACAACTGCCGACCCTTACGTCTCGGATCATGATCTCACGCATAAAGTATTGAAAACGATAGAAGACATCGATGACGACAAGCCCACGTTTGTGTTCGTTGCATCGATGGCGAACCATGGACCGTGGGAAGCTGGTCGATGTGAAGGCTTGACTGAGCCCGTGGAGATCTATCGTGAGCTTCTGCAGCGTGCCGACGATGCCCTTGGAACTCTGGCTGCTGCGCTCGACACCTCGGAACGGCCTGTCTGGCTTGCCTTTTACGGTGATCACGCGCCGCTGCTCAAAAGCTACGCGGACCCGTTCCCGGACCCTCGCACAGATTACTTCGTCGTTCCGTTGGGAGCGGCAGCTCAGAATGCCGGTTCTAAAGTGCAGGTCAGGGAGGAGGCGCCCTGGAATTTGATCGAGACGATCCTGCTTCATGCGAAGTTATACAAAGAGCGATTTGCATGA
- a CDS encoding capsule biosynthesis protein — MNDQFPEAKGRVFLFLQGPSSSLFYRLAGRLEHAGHRCLRINLNAGDWLFWRRSGAINYRGTWPDWSDYIHGFLRDFGVTDLIFLGEERPYHRAAIDAAKTLNVAVTVIEMGYLRPDWVTVEKDGMSSNSRFPNDPAEIRRVAQGLPAPDFSRKFSQSFLTEALLDLAYNLPNVFLSALYPGYRRHGLFHPIAEYAGWVGRFLTSPRERRRAEKLVEAVVRSGRDFFVYPLQLETDYQLRSHSPYSTQSEAIEEIITSFSRYAPDDAELVVKLHPLDNGLMKWRHVVARTAKLNGVEARVHYVDGGDLLRLTEASRGLVTVNSTAVLHGLRQGIPVKVLGCAVYDVHGATYQGALDDFWRTPERPDTALVEDFFKLLAAAIHVRGNFYSREGAAAAAAAIAGRLLRNEINVPGGDCGSVPRRRPEKRHEARELAAL, encoded by the coding sequence ATGAACGACCAGTTCCCAGAAGCGAAGGGGAGGGTATTCCTGTTCTTGCAGGGACCGTCTTCTTCGCTGTTTTACAGGTTGGCAGGCCGTCTGGAACATGCCGGCCACCGCTGTCTGCGCATCAATCTCAATGCAGGTGACTGGCTGTTCTGGAGACGGTCGGGGGCTATCAACTATCGCGGAACCTGGCCTGACTGGTCGGATTACATTCATGGCTTTCTGCGTGACTTTGGTGTTACCGATCTGATCTTCTTGGGCGAGGAGCGTCCCTATCATCGTGCGGCAATCGATGCTGCCAAAACGCTGAATGTCGCCGTGACCGTTATCGAGATGGGGTATCTTCGGCCAGATTGGGTTACCGTCGAAAAGGACGGCATGTCGTCGAACTCCAGATTCCCGAATGATCCCGCCGAGATCCGGCGCGTGGCGCAGGGACTTCCTGCGCCGGATTTTTCACGAAAATTCAGTCAGAGCTTCTTGACGGAGGCCTTGCTCGATCTTGCCTATAATCTTCCAAATGTGTTTCTCTCCGCCTTGTATCCCGGTTATCGCCGCCACGGCCTTTTTCATCCCATCGCCGAATATGCGGGTTGGGTCGGACGGTTTTTGACGTCACCAAGGGAGCGTCGCAGGGCGGAGAAGCTCGTGGAGGCGGTTGTTCGGTCCGGCCGCGATTTCTTTGTTTATCCGCTTCAGCTCGAGACGGATTATCAATTGAGATCACATTCGCCGTATTCGACGCAGAGCGAAGCGATCGAGGAGATCATCACGTCCTTCTCACGATATGCCCCAGATGATGCTGAACTGGTCGTCAAGCTTCACCCGCTCGATAACGGCTTGATGAAGTGGCGCCATGTGGTTGCTCGAACGGCAAAGTTGAACGGTGTCGAAGCCAGGGTTCATTATGTCGATGGTGGCGACCTTCTCAGATTGACCGAGGCTAGCCGTGGTCTGGTGACGGTGAATTCAACCGCGGTATTGCATGGCCTGCGGCAGGGAATTCCGGTCAAGGTCCTCGGCTGCGCGGTATATGATGTCCACGGTGCAACCTATCAGGGGGCACTGGATGATTTCTGGCGGACGCCTGAAAGGCCGGACACGGCGCTGGTCGAGGATTTTTTTAAGCTTCTGGCCGCGGCCATTCACGTCCGGGGAAACTTTTATTCAAGGGAAGGGGCAGCCGCCGCAGCGGCCGCAATCGCCGGAAGATTGCTGCGGAACGAGATCAACGTCCCGGGAGGGGATTGTGGGTCCGTCCCACGTCGCCGCCCGGAAAAGCGACATGAAGCCAGAGAGTTGGCAGCGTTGTAA
- a CDS encoding aminotransferase class I/II-fold pyridoxal phosphate-dependent enzyme, with protein sequence MLSAGMLEKLREQRGKVEKKRDLRTTEKNAPSQKKVRGAFEDHPAYKSLQIQKAAAKFAGVKNPFHRSHDIAAGAETMIDGRKLINFASYDYLGTNTHPDVHEAVRRAIQQFGVSSSASRLVAGERPLHVELEKSIAENYGVEAAVCFVSGYLTNLSAISCLMTPQDLIIHDEFIHNSALTGAQLSGAKRLVFKHNDMADLERILSGAAQDYRNVLVIVEGVYSMDGDIADLPTILRLRDEYPFWLMVDEAHALGVLGAQGRGTFEHFGIDPTEIDIWMGTLSKTSSSCGGYIAGNGALVEILKGHAGGFVYSVGLAPPLAAAAIGSLAVLRQEPQRVRQIYRNGQLFLDTAKNRGLDTGTSAGFSVVPVIVGDSLRAVELSNRLFEAGINALPIIHPAVPERLARIRFFLTAEHTEEQICRAVETTAQLLEELVAQNISAASLNLDELQRIVANR encoded by the coding sequence ATGCTCTCGGCAGGGATGCTGGAGAAACTGCGTGAGCAGCGTGGCAAGGTCGAGAAAAAACGCGATCTCAGAACCACGGAGAAGAATGCACCGTCGCAGAAAAAGGTGCGTGGGGCTTTTGAAGACCATCCTGCCTACAAGTCCCTTCAGATACAGAAGGCTGCTGCGAAATTTGCAGGCGTGAAAAACCCCTTCCATCGCTCGCATGATATCGCTGCCGGAGCGGAGACCATGATAGATGGTCGAAAGCTGATCAATTTCGCATCCTATGATTATCTGGGAACCAACACTCATCCGGACGTTCATGAGGCGGTAAGACGCGCCATTCAACAGTTTGGAGTTTCCTCTTCGGCAAGCAGATTGGTCGCCGGGGAGAGGCCGTTGCATGTCGAGCTGGAGAAATCCATTGCGGAAAATTACGGCGTTGAGGCAGCCGTTTGTTTTGTAAGCGGGTATCTGACAAATCTTTCAGCCATAAGCTGCCTTATGACGCCGCAGGACCTCATCATTCATGATGAGTTCATTCACAACAGTGCGCTTACGGGCGCGCAGTTATCCGGCGCGAAGCGGTTGGTTTTCAAGCACAATGACATGGCCGATCTGGAGCGTATCCTCTCCGGTGCCGCGCAGGACTATCGAAATGTCCTCGTGATCGTCGAGGGGGTCTACTCCATGGACGGTGACATTGCCGATCTGCCGACCATACTGCGTCTTCGCGATGAATATCCTTTCTGGCTGATGGTTGATGAGGCGCATGCGCTTGGTGTGCTGGGAGCGCAGGGGCGGGGAACGTTTGAACACTTCGGTATCGACCCGACCGAAATCGACATCTGGATGGGAACGCTGTCGAAAACATCATCGAGCTGTGGTGGTTATATCGCCGGAAACGGGGCTCTGGTGGAAATTCTCAAAGGGCACGCAGGCGGTTTCGTTTACAGCGTCGGCTTAGCCCCTCCTTTGGCGGCCGCAGCGATTGGTAGCCTGGCTGTCTTGCGGCAGGAGCCTCAGCGTGTCCGTCAGATTTACCGTAACGGACAGCTGTTTCTCGATACGGCGAAGAATAGAGGACTGGATACGGGTACGAGTGCCGGCTTTTCGGTCGTTCCGGTCATTGTCGGTGATTCTCTGCGCGCTGTGGAATTGAGCAATCGCCTTTTTGAAGCGGGTATCAATGCGCTGCCCATTATTCATCCCGCCGTGCCTGAACGCCTCGCTAGAATCCGGTTCTTTCTGACGGCTGAACACACGGAAGAGCAGATCTGCCGTGCCGTTGAAACAACTGCACAGCTTCTCGAAGAGCTTGTCGCACAAAACATCTCAGCCGCGTCCCTGAATCTGGATGAGCTGCAGCGCATCGTCGCAAATCGTTGA